The Trypanosoma brucei brucei TREU927 chromosome 9, whole genome shotgun sequence genome includes a window with the following:
- a CDS encoding hypothetical protein, unlikely (GPI-Anchor Signal predicted for Tb09.211.4050 by DGPI v2.04 with cleavage site probability 0.124699995 near 81), translated as MGHWWVSLHTFHFLIKASGNPSERAIGFSMHFSCVCLKCAPLLTLWSPTCPVNIKSLLGTFYSNPTLFSLSSPSLTVTSMSSFFFILVSTPARLRLTPLSLHCS; from the coding sequence ATGGGGCACTGGTGGGTTTCACTTCACACTTTCCACTTCCTTATAAAAGCGTCAGGAAACCCCTCGGAGCGCGCAATCGGATTCAGTAtgcatttttcttgtgtgtgcCTTAAGTGCGCACCTCTCCTTACTCTTTGGAGTCCCACGTGCCCCGTGAACATCAAAAGTTTACTAGGAACATTTTATTCCAACCCCACCCTGTTCTCTCTATCCTCTCCTTCCTTAACTGTTACCTCCAtgtcatcctttttttttattttggtttcAACACCGGCGCGGCTACGGCTAACTCCACTTTCCCTCCACTGCTCGTAG
- a CDS encoding hypothetical protein (GPI-Anchor Signal predicted for Tb09.211.4070 by DGPI v2.04 with cleavage site probability 0.64599997 near 160) — protein sequence MRLTALLAYLVAMLMNGSLLNGEVEAKGAAAGLVNKFLNNPGVSRGDIEDPPDVEEEEEEEASIPYEKDMEYPDGSKSDEEAGAKPKGPTNKSDDNNLQEGNGGNSGTKGAVEGTNVDTKSPAVKSDDDGLQKDDIEDPEDVTEVTKTDTCVDGGECESNGGGTEVLAASLSTNVVPLLLLVSAMLMMS from the coding sequence atGAGGCTAACGGCTCTTTTGGCATACTTGGTTGCGATGCTCATGAATGGCTCTCTTTTAAATGGAGAAGTGGAAGCAAAGGGGGCAGCAGCAGGGCTGGTGAATAAATTCCTCAACAATCCTGGCGTTAGTAGAGGAGACATTGAGGATCCGCCTGAcgtagaagaagaagaagaggaggaggccaGCATCCCGTATGAGAAAGATATGGAATATCCCGATGGCAGCAAAAGTGATGAAGAAGCAGGTGCCAAACCCAAAGGTCCGACCAACAAAAGTGATGACAACAACCTTCAAGAGGGGAATGGGGGGAACTCAGGCACCAAAGGAGCAGTTGAGGGAACAAATGTTGACACAAAAAGCCCTGCTGTCaaaagtgatgatgatggccTGCAGAAGGATGACATCGAAGATCCCGAAGATGTAACGGAAGTAACGAAGACCGACACGTGCGTAGACGGTGGAGAGTGTGAGTCCAATGGAGGTGGCACAGAGGTGTTGGCGGCATCGTTAAGCACAAACGTTGTTCCATTGCTGCTCTTAGTTTCCGCGATGTTAATGATGTCATAA
- a CDS encoding NADPH--cytochrome p450 reductase, putative (similar to NADPH--cytochrome P450 reductase (EC 1.6.2.4) (CPR) (P450R). (Swiss-Prot:P37039) (Cavia porcellus)): MFRRFCTASGILAGTCLVAFAVRVWVTRRGCLPNERSLSAKYANMLQNGQASKGCQTYQDEAILVIYGSVSGNAEMYAKTLVTNLRERGADIALIDPSAWPYLAQHTPQQPLFPASKGTQMPVVVFVVSTTGEGEVPDNFFSLFIQMKAVVRRGLEEGAEPFKDVFYAVFALGESSYKYFCRAGVDVDGLLQKGGGTELVPIGIGDARDPLRDDLFDAWEETLTKKLEETCGMKLEALSDKPPQPQLLFRFIPDKPADTLPFAPPPSLLEPSGQYPGQFVLEAKTRRTSEREDGSYVLHLVLGFGGHTVKYQAGDHLGIYPANPPDVVEAYRQVLNIPLTDWTKPVELCSPVNARARASLRNTLPARVTLRTVFERYLDLCGKPRKSMLRLLARYCSEIEEKTAMIDFLRGGHSLNAVAEFGTSTPSYRRGHYTVLDCLKMFCSWRGRLPVGHFVEAMPRMQPRFYSIASDMLTHPTTVEAFIRIIPDGVNSLFLHHLSVGAKVTAFVRKSTFHLPQKCSGRPVVMIGPGTGVASMIGFCYRREAMLKKQAAVEHGPMVLFFGNRNRSSEYFVEREVRQWCPHGEGKLPSAGVRCDSVLTLVDAAFSRDQPEKYYVTHLLEKHQDYLLKLLTSRVGGGCLIYISGDASRVSRSVDKAILKLLEYGGFAEEAAVEFLARMEREGRYLKDVY, from the coding sequence ATGTTTCGTCGGTTCTGCACCGCATCTGGTATCCTCGCGGGGACGTGCCTAGTGGCCTTTGCGGTGCGCGTATGGGTTACGCGGAGGGGTTGTCTGCCCAATGAACGGTCACTCTCGGCCAAATACGCGAATATGCTGCAGAACGGGCAAGCGAGCAAGGGGTGCCAAACTTATCAGGACGAAGCGATATTAGTGATCTACGGAAGTGTTTCTGGAAATGCTGAAATGTATGCCAAGACCCTCGTGACCAATCTGCGAGAACGGGGTGCTGACATCGCACTCATTGACCCTTCCGCGTGGCCTTATCTTGCTCAACATACTCCTCAACAACCACTTTTTCCAGCAAGTAAAGGCACCCAGATGCCCGTAGTGGTGTTTGTTGTGTCAACCACAGGTGAAGGGGAGGTGCCTGAcaactttttctccctcttcatACAAATGAAGGCGGTGGTGCGCAGGGGTTTGGAAGAAGGTGCTGAGCCGTTTAAGGACGTCTTCTACGCCGTGTTCGCTTTGGGGGAGAGTTCGTACAAGTATTTCTGCCGGGCGGGGGTTGATGTCGATGGGCTACTGCAAAAGGGTGGAGGAACGGAACTGGTTCCTATTGGTATCGGCGACGCACGTGACCCTCTGAGGGATGATCTTTTCGACGCGTGGGAGGAGACTCTCACGAAGAAACTTGAAGAAACATGCGGAATGAAACTGGAGGCGTTGTCGGACAAACCACCACAACCACAGTTACTGTTCCGCTTCATACCGGATAAACCAGCGGATACACTGCCTTTTGCTCCACCACCGTCGTTGCTGGAACCGTCTGGACAATATCCGGGGCAGTTTGTGTTGGAAGCCAAAACGAGGCGAACGAGCGAGCGAGAAGATGGCTCCTATGTGCTGCATCTCGTATTGGGCTTTGGCGGTCACACTGTAAAGTATCAGGCGGGTGACCATTTGGGAATTTACCCCGCTAATCCACCTGATGTAGTTGAAGCTTATAGGCAGGTTTTGAACATCCCCTTGACGGACTGGACAAAGCCAGTGGAGTTGTGCTCGCCCGTTAATGCACGCGCTAGAGCTTCGTTGCGAAATACTCTTCCTGCGCGTGTAACACTGAGAACGGTGTTCGAGCGGTACCTGGATTTGTGTGGCAAACCTCGGAAGTCCATGTTGCGCCTCCTGGCAAGGTACTGCTCGGAAattgaggaaaaaacagcaaTGATTGATTTTCTTCGTGGAGGACATTCTCTCAATGCTGTAGCAGAGTTTGGAACATCGACACCATCCTACCGCAGAGGCCATTATACCGTTCTGGATTGCCTGAAAATGTTTTGTAGTTGGCGTGGAAGGCTTCCTGTCGGGCACTTTGTGGAAGCGATGCCACGAATGCAACCCAGGTTCTATTCTATTGCATCGGATATGTTAACGCACCCCACGACAGTGGAGGCATTCATCCGCATCATTCCGGATGGCGTAAACTCCTTATTTCTTCACCACCTTTCCGTTGGAGCCAAAGTAACCGCATTTGTTCGCAAGTCAACGTTTCACCTCCCCCAAAAGTGTAGCGGGCGCCCGGTGGTGATGATCGGTCCTGGAACCGGCGTTGCTTCAATGATCGGTTTCTGCTACAGACGGGAGGCGATGCTGAAGAAGCAAGCTGCGGTCGAACATGGGCCCATGGTTCTCTTCTTTGGTAATCGAAACCGCTCATCGGAATATTTTGTGGAGCGTGAGGTGCGCCAATGGTGTCCACACGGTGAGGGGAAACTTCCTTCTGCCGGTGTACGCTGTGACTCCGTGTTGACACTAGTTGATGCTGCATTCAGCCGGGATCAACCTGAGAAGTACTATGTCACACACCTTTTGGAGAAACACCAAGATTACCTCCTGAAACTCTTGACCAGTCGCGTGGGCGGTGGTTGTCTTATTTACATTTCGGGTGATGCATCACGGGTATCGCGTAGCGTGGACAAGGCAATATTAAAGTTGCTGGAGTATGGTGGATTCGCCGAAGAGGCAGCAGTTGAGTTCCTGGCGAGGATGGAGCGGGAAGGTAGATACTTGAAGGACGTGTACTGA
- a CDS encoding hypothetical protein, conserved (GPI-Anchor Signal predicted for Tb09.211.4155 by DGPI v2.04 with cleavage site probability 0.12900001 near 68): MGFSLAGILQALLLCLNAMAILSERRLLSRYGLASSAVMDSSDIGSETAFSSGDELAGVPRQRPFRESIAALLSSVRTLMRWPLIFINTAVIVFTLLFG; encoded by the coding sequence ATGGGGTTCTCTCTTGCTGGGATTTTGCAGGCTCTGCTGTTGTGCCTCAATGCTATGGCCATCTTATCCGAGAGGCGTTTACTATCTAGGTATGGGCTTGCCTCATCAGCGGTGATGGACAGCAGTGATATTGGTAGTGAAACAGCTTTTAGCTCGGGTGACGAATTAGCGGGAGTGCCTCGGCAGCGACCCTTCAGAGAAAGCATTGCCGCATTACTGAGCAGCGTGCGCACGCTTATGCGATGGCCACTGATATTCATTAACACAGCGGTGATTGTGTTCACACTTTTGTTtggataa